The proteins below are encoded in one region of Cololabis saira isolate AMF1-May2022 chromosome 11, fColSai1.1, whole genome shotgun sequence:
- the LOC133454640 gene encoding caspase-3-like, with amino-acid sequence MSHMRTLMTGDCNRAVVVSVARYDHDVLDRRPGVGRDAKRLHRTLSKLGFKVDLHSDLSSKEILELFQQESTRPVKDCFLAILSSHGEEGCVFGADGEPVQLSRIFTYFNNEYMEKKAKLFLIQACRGHGLDDGVEVDSADDATDCSFSQYLSAPVDTAVMYATAPGHVAFSHPLGSVFLQTFCDLLEEKGHRNLELTRLMTRLSHRVAYTFQARGRELNGKKEMPCFLTRMTREVFLFIEPGKDGSSSGISATALIGSGNIRARAPSIS; translated from the exons ATGTCTCACATGAGAACCCTGATGACGGGGGACTGCAACAGGGCGGTGGTGGTATCTGTGGCCCGGTATGACCATGACGTCCTGGATAGGAGACCCGGAGTTGGAAGGGACGCTAAGAGGCTCCACCGGACCCTCAGCAAACTGGGATTCAAGGTGGACCTGCACAGTGACCTGAGCAGCAAGGAAATCTTAGAGCTGTTCCAACAAG AAAGCACGCGGCCTGTAAAGGACTGTTTCCTTGCTATCCTTTCATCTCATGGGGAAGAGGGCTGCGTGTTTGGCGCCGATGGGGAACCTGTCCAACTGTCTCGTATCTTCACATACTTCAACAATGAGTACATGGAGAAAAAGGCCAAACTGTTCCTCATACAG GCTTGTCGTGGACATGGTCTGGATGACGGAGTGGAGGTAGACTCAGCAGATGATGCCACAGATTGCAGCTTTTCCCAATATCTTTCTGCTCCAGTGGACACAGCTGTGATGTACGCCACAGCACCAG GCCACGTAGCGTTCAGCCACCCCCTCGGATCAGTGTTCCTGCAGACCTTCTGTGATTTACTGGAGGAGAAGGGCCATCGAAACCTGGAGCTGACACGCCTCATGACCCGTCTGTCTCATCGGGTCGCCTACACCTTCCAGGCCAGGGGTCGGGAGCTAAACGGGAAGAAGGAGATGCCGTGTTTCCTGACACGCATGACCAGAGAGGTGTTCCTATTCATAGAACCAGGGAAGGATGGCAGCTCCTCCGGAATCTCAGCCACAGCGCTGATCGGATCAGGAAACATCAGAGCTCGTGCTCCTTCTATCAGTTAG